From a region of the Cognatiyoonia koreensis genome:
- a CDS encoding DUF1801 domain-containing protein → MKPTTIQEFHKAQSSADRAICDALRAVIDEALPEADCKIWHGHPVWFLNENPVVGYSKLKDCIRLMFWSGADFEEPKLKLGTGKFKDASIRYKDLNEIETADLRRWLSKSRDIQWDYKNIYKRNGRLERLA, encoded by the coding sequence ATGAAGCCAACCACCATTCAAGAGTTTCACAAGGCTCAATCATCTGCGGACAGGGCCATTTGCGACGCGCTGCGTGCGGTCATCGATGAAGCTCTTCCAGAGGCCGACTGCAAGATATGGCATGGCCATCCAGTGTGGTTCCTCAATGAAAACCCCGTAGTCGGTTACAGCAAGCTCAAGGACTGTATACGTCTAATGTTCTGGAGTGGGGCGGATTTTGAAGAGCCGAAGTTAAAACTTGGGACTGGCAAGTTCAAAGATGCTTCAATCCGCTACAAGGATTTAAACGAGATTGAGACTGCCGACTTGAGGCGATGGCTTTCAAAGAGCAGAGATATCCAGTGGGACTACAAGAATATTTACAAACGTAACGGTCGACTGGAACGTCTTGCTTGA
- a CDS encoding GFA family protein, whose amino-acid sequence MTSTGLIGRCLCGQVTYDTGSKPLWITVCYCRFCQRATGSDRMIEPVFDRQGFNFGPVQPDVYTQPSDGSGKDINVHFCSTCGTKLALTFERWPDKIGVYIGTLVNPDAIKIRPENSKHIFVSEARSGTLLPPNVKIFDRHAAENDGTPIAPTIHTKPVTT is encoded by the coding sequence ATGACTTCAACGGGTCTTATTGGCAGATGTCTATGCGGGCAGGTCACTTACGACACAGGTAGCAAGCCGCTTTGGATTACGGTTTGCTACTGCAGGTTTTGTCAACGCGCCACAGGTTCCGATCGAATGATTGAGCCCGTTTTTGACCGCCAAGGCTTCAACTTCGGCCCTGTTCAGCCCGACGTCTATACACAACCGTCCGATGGAAGCGGAAAGGATATAAACGTACACTTTTGTTCGACTTGCGGAACCAAGCTGGCGCTGACTTTTGAACGGTGGCCAGACAAGATTGGTGTTTACATTGGAACGCTCGTCAATCCCGATGCGATCAAGATCAGACCGGAAAATAGTAAGCACATATTCGTTTCTGAGGCCCGGTCAGGGACCCTGTTACCACCAAACGTGAAGATTTTTGATCGCCACGCGGCAGAGAATGATGGCACGCCAATCGCGCCAACCATTCATACGAAGCCCGTTACCACCTAA
- a CDS encoding ACT domain-containing protein: MALPTEGPNLAQVIILEDEAPLRRSTSLQGMSFFSLTAEDQSLAHTLQIRFVPGRYAVSKLRANVDIPSWFRGPGFRALVHADDETTLVCLEDRVPENIETENGWACLRTIGSFPFDAAGIVQSLITPLSTNGIGVFVVCTYDGEHVLIPASDKKKAVKFLEAAGHVVSG; encoded by the coding sequence TTGGCTTTGCCGACCGAAGGACCTAATCTGGCGCAAGTCATCATCTTGGAAGATGAAGCTCCCTTGCGACGCTCTACGTCATTGCAGGGAATGTCCTTCTTCAGTCTAACTGCGGAGGACCAATCTTTGGCTCACACATTACAAATCCGATTTGTGCCAGGACGATACGCTGTCTCTAAACTCAGAGCCAATGTGGACATTCCAAGCTGGTTTAGAGGGCCAGGCTTTAGGGCACTTGTCCACGCCGATGACGAGACAACATTGGTTTGTCTCGAAGATCGCGTTCCGGAAAACATCGAAACTGAAAACGGTTGGGCCTGCCTGCGCACGATTGGTTCTTTTCCATTTGATGCTGCCGGAATAGTCCAATCACTCATCACGCCACTTTCTACCAATGGCATCGGTGTTTTTGTCGTCTGCACTTACGACGGCGAGCATGTCCTAATCCCTGCCTCAGACAAGAAAAAGGCAGTGAAGTTCTTGGAAGCGGCTGGGCACGTTGTCAGCGGGTAG
- a CDS encoding alpha-amylase family glycosyl hydrolase, with translation MILSSLTQAGADFDSHDLASFKERFDEHFPNLFKLFTALYGDREDCVERLINLITVALNSWQDRPDALKELDRAREATPNWFQSNKMIGAFCYVDRFAGDLRKLQDHVPYLKELGVTYLHLMPFFDCPKERSDGGYAVSSYRDVRSDLGTMEDVRALADLLRENGISLVADFVFNHTSNEHEWAKKAAAGDPEFSDYYWIFDDRRMPDAFERTVREVFPDDHPGAFIQLPDGRWIWSTFHSFQWDLNYSNPAVFNAMAGEMLALANQGVDLIRMDAVAFIWKRLGTTCESQPEAHLLLQAFNSVCRIAAPSLLFKSEAIVHPDEVVSYIDPHECQISYNPLLMALSWEALATRNVALLDQAITMRQALDPNCAWVNYVRSHDDIGWTFADEDAAELGILGFDHRRFLNAFYSNQFEGSFARGVPFQFNPKTGDCRVCGTTAALTGVEAGDAGGIDRFMLLYGIAFSAGGIPLLSLGDEVGQLNDHSYLDHPSRASDSRWVGRPFRPDDLYDQRHDPNTTAGQIFAGMQRLIAARKSAPGLAGNAIAPFPTGNTHVLGYTRSTDDQTIHVLANFADDPQDILAQHFIATPPRMTDLITGEAFHVRTGITLPAHRILWLSS, from the coding sequence TTGATCCTGTCTAGTCTGACGCAGGCGGGGGCTGACTTTGACAGTCACGATCTGGCATCCTTCAAGGAGCGATTTGACGAACATTTTCCCAATCTCTTTAAGTTGTTCACAGCACTGTACGGAGATCGAGAAGATTGCGTTGAGCGGCTTATCAATCTCATCACTGTGGCACTCAATTCATGGCAAGACCGCCCTGACGCATTGAAAGAGCTTGACCGCGCGCGTGAGGCCACACCGAACTGGTTTCAATCCAACAAGATGATTGGTGCATTCTGTTACGTAGACCGTTTCGCGGGCGATCTGCGCAAACTGCAGGATCACGTACCCTATCTGAAAGAGCTTGGTGTGACGTATCTTCACCTGATGCCGTTCTTTGACTGCCCGAAGGAACGCTCTGACGGTGGCTATGCGGTTTCCAGCTATCGCGACGTCCGTTCGGATTTGGGAACGATGGAAGATGTCCGCGCGTTGGCGGACCTTCTGCGCGAGAATGGTATCTCTCTTGTCGCTGATTTCGTCTTCAACCACACCTCTAACGAGCATGAATGGGCTAAGAAGGCGGCTGCCGGAGACCCTGAATTTTCTGACTACTACTGGATTTTCGACGACAGGCGGATGCCGGATGCGTTTGAACGTACGGTGCGCGAGGTGTTTCCAGATGACCACCCGGGCGCTTTCATTCAACTGCCTGATGGGCGTTGGATCTGGTCGACGTTTCACTCGTTTCAGTGGGATTTGAACTATTCAAACCCGGCTGTGTTCAACGCCATGGCAGGCGAGATGTTAGCTTTGGCCAATCAGGGCGTCGACCTGATCCGCATGGATGCGGTCGCCTTCATCTGGAAGCGACTTGGCACCACGTGTGAGAGCCAGCCAGAGGCGCACCTTCTGCTTCAGGCGTTCAACAGCGTCTGCCGCATCGCCGCGCCATCGTTGTTGTTCAAATCAGAAGCGATCGTTCACCCTGACGAGGTTGTGTCTTATATCGACCCGCACGAGTGCCAAATCTCATATAACCCGCTGTTGATGGCCCTGAGTTGGGAAGCGCTTGCCACACGCAATGTGGCATTGCTAGATCAAGCGATCACGATGCGGCAAGCCCTCGACCCCAACTGTGCTTGGGTCAACTACGTGCGCAGTCACGACGATATTGGATGGACCTTTGCGGATGAAGACGCGGCCGAGCTTGGCATTTTGGGCTTTGACCATCGGCGTTTCTTGAACGCGTTTTATTCCAACCAGTTCGAGGGCAGCTTCGCGCGTGGCGTTCCGTTTCAGTTCAACCCCAAGACCGGCGATTGCCGCGTGTGCGGGACCACCGCCGCCCTCACAGGGGTTGAGGCAGGGGATGCGGGCGGTATCGACCGTTTTATGCTTTTATACGGGATTGCGTTTTCCGCTGGCGGCATTCCTCTTTTGTCATTGGGTGACGAGGTCGGTCAGCTCAATGACCATTCCTATCTCGACCATCCCAGCCGCGCGAGCGACTCGCGTTGGGTCGGGCGACCTTTTAGGCCGGATGACCTTTACGACCAGCGCCATGACCCGAACACGACAGCAGGCCAGATATTTGCAGGCATGCAGCGTTTGATTGCTGCGCGCAAATCCGCCCCGGGCCTGGCTGGCAACGCCATCGCGCCATTCCCGACAGGCAACACCCACGTGCTCGGTTACACACGCAGCACCGACGACCAGACAATTCATGTGCTCGCCAATTTTGCTGATGATCCGCAGGACATCTTAGCACAGCATTTCATCGCTACCCCACCACGGATGACCGACTTAATCACCGGCGAGGCATTTCATGTCCGCACAGGGATCACATTGCCGGCACACCGAATTCTTTGGCTGTCTTCGTAA
- a CDS encoding alpha-glucosidase: MQEWWRSAVIYQVYPRSYQDSTGNGVGDLAGITQRLDHIAGLGVDCIWLSPIFASPQADMGYDVSDYLAVDPLFGGLAAFDALIEGAHARGLKVIVDQVLSHTSDQHDWFKKSRVSRDNDKADWYVWADPQPDGSPPTNWHSHFGGPAWEFDPQRGQYYLHNFLSSQPDLNFHNPDVVDAILETCKFWLDRGLDGFRLDTVNYYFHDQELRSNPPAQAAPQVMATDLYGMQNNIYNKTRPENIAFLERLRALTDQYDDIMMVGEVGEMGRRSIEIMGEYTEGRERLHMAYSFAMLGPDFNAEHFRNCIEGFQSGAPDGHPYWSFSNHDVPRQVTRWAEHSVSEDSIARLACAMLMSFEGTIGIYQGEELGQTETELEFEELTDPPAIRYWPAVKGRDGCRTPMVWEKDALNAGFSTAQPWLPVKPPQAARAVDQQGDGSIMAYYKEMIAYRKNSPALSRGKTTFISLPEPLLAFTRQSDEQTLTCIFNLSKNVHTVPLKNAAEIALGKASSITDGVLTLEGNGFAYLTHGADIPL, from the coding sequence ATGCAAGAATGGTGGCGGAGTGCGGTGATCTATCAGGTCTATCCGCGGTCATATCAAGATAGTACCGGCAATGGTGTGGGCGATCTTGCAGGCATCACGCAGCGGCTTGACCATATTGCGGGTCTTGGGGTGGATTGTATTTGGCTGTCGCCAATCTTCGCGTCACCGCAAGCTGACATGGGATACGATGTCTCGGACTACCTCGCCGTTGATCCGCTGTTTGGCGGTCTGGCCGCGTTTGACGCCCTGATCGAGGGTGCCCATGCGCGCGGTTTGAAAGTGATCGTCGACCAAGTCTTGTCACATACCTCTGACCAGCACGACTGGTTCAAGAAATCCCGCGTCAGCCGAGACAACGACAAAGCCGATTGGTATGTTTGGGCCGACCCCCAACCCGATGGATCGCCCCCTACCAACTGGCACAGTCATTTCGGTGGCCCCGCTTGGGAGTTTGATCCGCAGCGGGGGCAATACTACCTGCACAACTTCCTCAGCTCCCAACCTGATCTGAACTTCCATAACCCCGATGTCGTCGACGCGATCCTCGAAACCTGCAAGTTCTGGCTAGACCGCGGCCTGGACGGTTTCCGACTCGACACGGTGAACTACTATTTCCACGACCAAGAGCTGCGTTCCAACCCGCCAGCTCAGGCTGCGCCGCAGGTGATGGCGACGGACCTCTATGGAATGCAGAACAATATCTACAATAAGACCCGGCCCGAAAATATAGCGTTTCTGGAGCGTCTGCGGGCGCTGACGGATCAGTATGACGATATCATGATGGTGGGCGAAGTCGGCGAAATGGGCCGCCGCTCAATCGAGATCATGGGCGAGTACACTGAAGGGCGAGAGCGCCTGCACATGGCCTACAGCTTCGCCATGTTGGGCCCTGACTTCAACGCGGAGCATTTCCGCAACTGTATTGAAGGATTCCAATCCGGCGCGCCCGACGGGCATCCATACTGGTCCTTCAGCAACCATGATGTGCCTCGTCAGGTCACACGCTGGGCTGAGCATTCGGTCTCCGAAGACAGCATCGCCCGCTTGGCCTGCGCGATGCTGATGTCGTTCGAGGGCACCATTGGCATCTATCAAGGCGAAGAGCTGGGCCAGACCGAAACAGAGCTGGAGTTTGAAGAACTGACCGATCCGCCAGCGATCCGCTACTGGCCTGCTGTGAAAGGCCGCGATGGGTGCCGCACGCCAATGGTTTGGGAAAAGGACGCTCTGAATGCAGGATTTTCGACCGCGCAGCCTTGGCTGCCGGTTAAGCCCCCGCAGGCTGCCCGCGCGGTGGACCAGCAAGGCGATGGAAGCATCATGGCCTACTACAAAGAGATGATCGCGTATCGCAAGAACAGCCCGGCTTTGTCGCGAGGCAAGACGACCTTCATTTCCTTGCCCGAACCTCTTCTCGCCTTCACCCGCCAAAGCGACGAGCAAACGCTGACCTGCATATTCAACTTGTCCAAAAACGTGCACACTGTGCCGCTGAAGAATGCGGCGGAAATCGCGTTGGGCAAGGCGTCGTCAATAACGGACGGTGTGCTGACCCTTGAAGGCAATGGGTTTGCCTACTTAACCCATGGCGCGGACATTCCCCTGTAG
- a CDS encoding alpha-D-glucose phosphate-specific phosphoglucomutase → MPIQNVRTTPIEGQKPGTSGLRKKTAVFRRPHFLENYVQSIFDGIGGVEGKTLVIGGDGRFFNDAAIQIILRMACANSAAKCIVGQGGILSTPAASHLIRLKKADGGLILSASHNPGGPDADFGLKYNGPNGGPATEAVTDKIFERTKTLAFYKIAAAGDIDLAQLGMHKLEDMVIEIVDPVADYAELMQTIVDFPKVRNLFAGGFTMCFDAMHAVTGPYAHTILEDMLGAPKGTVINGEPSPDFGKGHPDPNPIWAKVLMDKMYGADAPDFGAASDGDGDRNMIVGRGAYVTPSDSLALLTAHAHLAPGYRGGLSGVARSMPTSRAVDRVAESLGIGCYETPTGWKFFGNLLDAGKVTLCGEESAGTGSDHVREKDGLWAVLLWLNILAETGKSVSELMADLWQAHGRCYYSRFDYEDVDSGKAEAMMDGLRAKLNSVAGVTIGGLTVEAADEFAYLDPVDGSKSTGQGIRIAFEGGARAVFRLSGTGTQGATVRLYLEQLETDPGRLQEEPEHMLADVREAALTVSDLTAITGRTAPDVIT, encoded by the coding sequence ATGCCGATCCAGAACGTGCGGACCACTCCGATCGAAGGGCAAAAGCCGGGAACCAGCGGGCTTCGAAAGAAGACGGCTGTGTTCAGGCGACCTCACTTCCTTGAGAACTACGTGCAGTCGATCTTCGACGGGATCGGCGGCGTAGAGGGTAAGACCCTCGTCATTGGTGGCGACGGGCGGTTTTTCAATGATGCAGCGATCCAGATCATCCTGCGCATGGCCTGTGCGAACAGCGCGGCCAAATGTATCGTGGGACAAGGCGGGATTTTATCAACGCCTGCGGCGTCCCATCTTATTCGGCTGAAAAAAGCAGATGGTGGGCTGATCTTGTCAGCCAGCCATAATCCCGGCGGCCCCGATGCCGATTTTGGTCTGAAATATAACGGTCCGAATGGGGGCCCGGCGACAGAGGCCGTCACGGACAAGATCTTTGAGCGTACTAAAACACTCGCTTTCTACAAGATTGCTGCGGCGGGAGATATTGATCTAGCGCAGCTTGGCATGCACAAGCTCGAGGACATGGTGATCGAGATCGTCGATCCGGTCGCCGATTATGCTGAGCTGATGCAGACCATCGTGGATTTCCCGAAAGTCCGGAACCTCTTCGCTGGCGGCTTCACTATGTGCTTTGACGCAATGCATGCGGTCACCGGACCCTATGCCCACACAATTCTCGAGGACATGCTCGGCGCACCCAAGGGCACCGTAATCAATGGCGAGCCCAGCCCTGATTTTGGCAAGGGCCACCCGGATCCGAACCCTATCTGGGCCAAGGTCCTGATGGACAAGATGTATGGCGCTGATGCACCGGATTTTGGGGCGGCGTCGGACGGCGATGGTGACCGAAACATGATCGTGGGGCGCGGTGCGTATGTCACGCCTTCCGATAGCCTTGCGCTTTTGACCGCGCATGCACATTTGGCCCCCGGCTATCGTGGCGGGCTCTCAGGGGTCGCACGCTCCATGCCAACCTCGCGCGCAGTTGATCGCGTGGCTGAAAGTCTTGGTATCGGATGCTACGAGACGCCCACCGGATGGAAATTCTTTGGCAATCTGCTGGACGCGGGCAAGGTCACCTTGTGCGGGGAAGAAAGCGCCGGAACCGGATCGGATCATGTGCGCGAAAAGGATGGGCTTTGGGCCGTCTTGTTATGGCTGAACATATTGGCAGAAACCGGCAAATCAGTGTCCGAGCTGATGGCTGACCTGTGGCAGGCTCATGGCCGTTGCTATTATTCGCGCTTTGACTACGAGGATGTGGATAGCGGCAAGGCCGAGGCAATGATGGATGGGCTGCGCGCCAAGCTCAACAGCGTTGCCGGGGTCACCATTGGCGGCTTGACCGTCGAAGCGGCGGATGAGTTTGCCTATCTGGATCCGGTGGATGGATCGAAGTCCACAGGCCAAGGCATTCGTATCGCCTTCGAAGGCGGTGCGCGTGCCGTGTTCAGGCTCTCGGGGACGGGGACTCAAGGCGCGACCGTCAGGCTTTACCTTGAGCAACTGGAGACCGATCCGGGCCGCTTGCAAGAAGAGCCTGAACATATGCTTGCAGACGTGCGCGAGGCCGCGCTCACGGTTTCGGACCTCACGGCGATCACCGGTCGCACCGCGCCGGACGTCATTACCTAA
- the glgX gene encoding glycogen debranching protein GlgX, translated as MGPFETRPGRPTPLGATLDPEGVNFAVFSRHATKVMLCLFDEEGNENQIITLPEREGHVWHGYFPGMKAGQQYGVRMDGPYEPHEGHRFNPYKLLIDPYAKHLTGHPKWNDALFGYQNDHKDKDLSLDKTDSAPYMPRCVVVDPSFNWENAAEPRHALESSVIYEAHVKGLTAGRRDIPNPGTYLAMASDPILEHLNTLGVTAVELLPVQAFLNEKFLLDRGLTNYWGYMTYGFFAPDPRYMQGSDIAEFQQMVRRFHSAGIEVILDVVYNHTAEGSELGPTLMFRGLDNASYYRLADNPRYYIDDAGCGNTLDFENPFVIRLVMDSLRYWVEVMHVDGFRFDLCSALGRTARGFERDGPFFRAVGQDPVLNQIKLIAEPWDIGPGGYQLGAYPSPFAEWNDKYRDNVREFWRGDAGKVRDVAERLVGSAPYFDHDGRAATSSLNFLTAHDGFTLHDTVSYNQKHNLANGENNRDGHSNNHSDNMGVEGPTDVPAIKSARLRRKRNMIATLMLSQGTPMILAGDEISNSQGGNNNAYCQDNEIGWVNWPEEEDPFFTFCQQAIAFRKMHPLLRQTRFLHSRQRQIDGEPDLFWRRADGVAMQQEDWDNPDLDTLVVEMRMASGSPEYVKREGALLVVLNRGEAVEIAPPELPQGDVWVRRFDTSQEDAIKVIPGMTVAADSVVVFSHETSDR; from the coding sequence GTGGGTCCATTTGAGACGCGCCCGGGACGCCCCACGCCGTTGGGGGCCACCCTGGACCCTGAAGGCGTGAACTTCGCCGTTTTTTCCCGGCACGCCACCAAGGTGATGCTGTGCCTCTTTGATGAAGAAGGCAACGAAAACCAGATCATCACGTTGCCGGAGCGGGAAGGCCACGTCTGGCATGGCTATTTCCCGGGTATGAAGGCTGGCCAGCAATATGGCGTGCGAATGGACGGCCCTTATGAGCCGCATGAAGGGCACCGCTTTAACCCCTACAAACTGTTGATCGACCCTTATGCCAAGCATCTGACAGGGCACCCGAAATGGAATGACGCGCTGTTTGGTTATCAAAACGACCACAAGGACAAGGACCTCAGCTTAGACAAGACTGACAGCGCGCCTTACATGCCGCGCTGCGTCGTCGTTGATCCGTCCTTCAATTGGGAAAATGCGGCAGAGCCGCGCCATGCGCTGGAAAGCTCCGTAATCTACGAAGCGCACGTCAAAGGGCTGACGGCCGGGCGGCGCGATATTCCGAACCCGGGTACGTATCTTGCGATGGCCTCCGACCCAATTCTGGAGCATTTGAACACGTTGGGCGTGACGGCGGTAGAGCTATTGCCGGTTCAGGCTTTTCTGAACGAGAAGTTCCTGCTTGACCGGGGCCTGACGAACTATTGGGGCTACATGACTTACGGGTTTTTCGCGCCCGATCCGCGTTATATGCAAGGCAGCGACATCGCAGAGTTCCAGCAAATGGTGCGCCGCTTCCACTCCGCGGGCATCGAGGTGATCCTCGACGTGGTGTATAACCACACTGCAGAGGGCTCGGAGTTGGGACCGACCTTGATGTTTCGTGGGCTCGATAACGCCAGCTATTACCGTTTGGCCGACAACCCGCGCTACTACATCGATGATGCCGGCTGCGGGAATACGCTCGACTTTGAAAATCCGTTCGTGATCCGGCTGGTCATGGACAGCCTGCGCTACTGGGTGGAGGTCATGCATGTGGACGGGTTCCGGTTCGATTTGTGCTCGGCGCTTGGGCGGACCGCACGAGGCTTTGAACGCGACGGGCCATTCTTTCGCGCCGTCGGGCAGGACCCGGTCCTTAATCAGATCAAGCTGATCGCCGAACCGTGGGATATCGGACCCGGCGGCTACCAGTTGGGCGCATACCCGTCGCCGTTTGCGGAATGGAACGACAAATACCGCGACAACGTTCGCGAGTTCTGGCGCGGCGACGCAGGAAAGGTCCGCGATGTGGCCGAACGCCTTGTGGGCTCCGCACCCTATTTCGACCATGACGGTCGAGCGGCAACCTCTTCACTGAATTTCCTGACAGCCCACGACGGCTTCACGTTGCACGACACTGTCAGCTACAATCAGAAACACAATCTGGCCAATGGCGAGAACAACCGTGATGGCCACTCCAACAACCATTCCGACAATATGGGGGTAGAGGGGCCAACCGATGTTCCGGCCATCAAATCCGCCCGTTTACGGCGCAAACGCAATATGATCGCCACGCTGATGCTGTCGCAAGGCACGCCGATGATACTGGCGGGCGACGAGATCAGCAATTCTCAAGGCGGCAACAACAACGCCTATTGTCAGGACAATGAAATCGGCTGGGTCAACTGGCCCGAGGAGGAAGATCCATTTTTCACCTTCTGCCAACAGGCGATTGCGTTTCGCAAAATGCACCCGCTGTTGCGACAGACCCGTTTTTTGCATTCTCGCCAGCGGCAGATTGACGGGGAACCTGATTTGTTCTGGCGTCGTGCCGATGGGGTGGCAATGCAGCAGGAGGACTGGGATAATCCAGACCTTGATACCTTGGTGGTTGAAATGCGCATGGCGTCGGGCTCGCCAGAGTACGTCAAACGCGAAGGGGCACTGCTGGTTGTGCTCAACCGTGGGGAGGCGGTTGAGATCGCACCGCCGGAGTTGCCACAGGGCGACGTCTGGGTGCGTCGCTTCGATACCAGTCAGGAGGACGCGATCAAGGTTATACCTGGCATGACCGTGGCAGCCGACAGCGTAGTCGTCTTTTCACACGAAACCTCTGATAGGTGA
- the glgA gene encoding glycogen synthase GlgA yields the protein MTNTLFVVSECAPLVKTGGLADVAGALPGALAQHGVAVRVLLPGYRTVMRQIGKPKVVARYRNLFGGSAKLLACKVAGIDLLILDAPHLYDRDGAIYGDATGADWPDNAERFAALCKVGAMIAAEGVDGWTPDIVHGHDWQAGLTPEYMHALGVTTPFVFTIHNIAFHGNTDAGALHALGLDPARFTSENFEFWGQISALKAGLVGAAKINTVSQTYAEELLTPEFGIGMDGILRARQADLSGIVNGIDLDTWNPATDPNITPYKSPTGKAANKRALRKTFGLGPADGPLCVLVSRLTEQKGIDLLLDALPALLEHGGQLALLGSGDPKLEIALLEAADRHENLSVKIGYDEALSHRMMAGGDVILVPSRFEPCGLTQLYGLRYGTLPLVALTGGLADTVINASPAALARGVATGIQFFPITAQSLANAFVRLMDLFNDSKTWKAMQRNAMKQPVGWETSAAAYNDIYTNLIAARG from the coding sequence ATGACCAACACGCTTTTCGTCGTCTCTGAATGCGCTCCGCTGGTGAAAACCGGCGGGCTCGCGGACGTAGCCGGGGCATTACCCGGCGCGTTGGCACAGCACGGAGTCGCTGTCCGGGTACTGCTTCCGGGATATCGCACGGTGATGCGCCAGATTGGAAAACCTAAAGTCGTGGCGCGGTATAGAAACCTGTTTGGTGGATCGGCCAAGCTACTGGCGTGTAAGGTTGCGGGCATTGATCTGCTGATCCTCGATGCCCCCCATCTTTATGATCGCGACGGCGCGATTTATGGCGATGCGACCGGCGCAGACTGGCCTGACAATGCCGAGCGGTTCGCCGCATTGTGCAAGGTCGGGGCGATGATCGCTGCTGAGGGCGTGGATGGCTGGACGCCTGACATCGTGCACGGGCACGATTGGCAGGCGGGGCTGACGCCTGAATACATGCACGCGCTTGGCGTCACGACGCCTTTTGTTTTCACGATCCACAACATCGCCTTTCACGGCAACACAGATGCGGGCGCGTTGCACGCCCTTGGCCTTGATCCCGCGCGGTTCACGTCAGAGAATTTCGAATTCTGGGGTCAGATTTCTGCGCTCAAGGCGGGACTTGTGGGAGCAGCGAAGATCAACACTGTCTCGCAGACCTATGCCGAGGAATTGCTGACGCCTGAGTTCGGAATCGGTATGGATGGGATATTGCGGGCGCGGCAAGCTGACCTTTCAGGCATCGTGAACGGGATCGATCTTGATACGTGGAACCCGGCAACCGACCCCAACATTACCCCCTATAAATCGCCTACGGGCAAGGCCGCCAACAAAAGGGCCCTGCGCAAAACCTTCGGACTTGGCCCGGCGGACGGCCCACTATGCGTGCTGGTGTCACGCCTCACGGAGCAGAAAGGCATTGATCTACTGCTCGACGCGTTGCCCGCGCTTTTGGAGCATGGCGGACAACTGGCGCTTCTGGGCTCAGGTGATCCGAAACTCGAGATCGCCCTGTTGGAGGCAGCGGACCGTCACGAAAATCTCTCCGTGAAAATCGGCTATGACGAGGCCCTGTCGCATCGGATGATGGCCGGAGGTGATGTTATATTGGTGCCATCACGATTTGAGCCCTGCGGGCTGACGCAGCTTTACGGACTGCGCTACGGGACGCTGCCACTGGTGGCTTTGACCGGCGGCCTCGCGGACACCGTTATCAATGCGTCCCCCGCGGCTTTGGCGCGCGGTGTTGCGACCGGCATTCAGTTCTTTCCCATTACCGCCCAGTCCTTGGCAAATGCCTTTGTCCGACTTATGGATCTGTTCAATGACAGCAAGACTTGGAAAGCAATGCAGCGCAACGCGATGAAGCAGCCTGTCGGCTGGGAGACGTCGGCCGCTGCATACAATGACATCTACACAAACTTGATTGCGGCACGCGGGTGA